A single region of the Anaerostipes rhamnosivorans genome encodes:
- the acrC gene encoding acryloyl-CoA reductase, whose translation MDFKLTDGQEMLKKTVREFAEKVVGPRAEEVDQTGIFPRDTFEQMAKLGFTGIGTPEEYGGSGGNDIDKVITVTELAKKCAATAGILSIHTIFASVLSKFGNEEQKKKYLPEVTSGGHLAAFALTEPNAGSDAAAVRTTAVLDEETGEYVLNGTKCFISGGGQAKYLLIFALTDPTKGVKGLSCILVEKGTPGFSVGKIENKMGIHGSETAELIFDQCRVPKENLVGKEGTGFKIAMTALDGARIGVAAQALGIAEGALDESVKYMNERVQFGKPIKALQGLQWYIADMATKTECAKWMIYYAAYLKSTGKPHTKEAAIAKLNAAETARFVTNLALQIHGGYGYMKDYPLERMYRDAKITEIYEGTSEIHKVVISRAVLNSKGK comes from the coding sequence ATGGATTTTAAACTGACAGACGGACAGGAAATGCTGAAAAAGACAGTCCGTGAATTTGCTGAAAAAGTTGTAGGTCCCAGAGCTGAAGAGGTGGATCAGACCGGGATCTTTCCGAGAGATACATTTGAGCAGATGGCAAAGCTCGGATTTACAGGGATCGGAACCCCAGAAGAATATGGCGGAAGCGGGGGCAATGACATTGATAAAGTGATCACAGTGACGGAGCTTGCAAAAAAATGCGCGGCCACTGCTGGTATTTTATCCATCCACACCATCTTTGCTTCTGTACTTTCAAAGTTCGGCAACGAAGAACAGAAGAAAAAATATCTCCCCGAGGTAACATCCGGCGGGCACCTTGCCGCCTTTGCGCTGACAGAACCGAATGCAGGCTCTGACGCTGCGGCAGTAAGGACAACGGCTGTCCTGGATGAAGAAACCGGGGAATATGTATTAAACGGTACCAAATGCTTTATTTCCGGAGGAGGCCAGGCCAAGTATCTTCTCATTTTTGCCCTGACTGATCCAACCAAGGGAGTCAAAGGCCTATCCTGCATTTTAGTGGAAAAAGGCACTCCTGGATTCTCTGTAGGTAAAATTGAAAATAAAATGGGAATCCACGGTTCTGAGACCGCTGAATTGATCTTTGACCAATGCCGGGTTCCAAAAGAAAACCTTGTAGGAAAAGAAGGAACAGGATTTAAGATCGCTATGACAGCTCTGGACGGAGCCAGAATCGGTGTAGCTGCACAGGCATTAGGAATCGCGGAAGGTGCACTCGATGAGAGTGTCAAGTATATGAACGAAAGAGTTCAGTTCGGAAAACCGATCAAGGCACTTCAGGGACTGCAGTGGTATATTGCAGATATGGCCACAAAAACTGAGTGCGCAAAATGGATGATCTATTATGCTGCCTATTTAAAAAGTACCGGCAAACCCCATACAAAAGAGGCTGCCATCGCTAAGCTAAACGCTGCTGAGACTGCAAGATTTGTCACCAATCTCGCTCTGCAGATTCACGGCGGATACGGATATATGAAAGATTATCCTCTGGAGCGTATGTACAGAGATGCCAAAATCACAGAAATATATGAAGGTACTTCTGAGATCCATAAGGTTGTGATCTCAAGGGCTGTATTAAATTCTAAAGGAAAGTAA
- a CDS encoding electron transfer flavoprotein subunit beta/FixA family protein, translated as MKIIVCVKQVPDTNEVRINQETGTLIREGVPSIINPDDKNALEAALVLKEQTGAEVSVVSMGPPQAADALKEAIALGADHAYLVSDRAFGGSDTWATATILAAAIEKIGSYDLILCGRQAIDGDTAQVGPEIAEFLGIPQITYAKHIEYDGEALNVTRFTETGDYKIRAELPVLLTAIKELNEPRFPTVQGIFRAYDGDVEIKILGLSDLDVDQTQIGLKGSPTNVYRSFVPVKSKQSEIIEGRTDSEKAETLIDKLLQANLI; from the coding sequence ATGAAGATCATTGTATGCGTAAAGCAGGTTCCGGATACCAACGAAGTCCGGATCAACCAGGAAACCGGGACACTGATCCGGGAAGGAGTCCCAAGCATTATCAATCCGGATGACAAAAATGCATTGGAGGCTGCCCTTGTCCTGAAGGAACAGACAGGAGCCGAAGTCTCTGTAGTGAGCATGGGGCCTCCCCAGGCCGCAGATGCGTTAAAGGAAGCCATCGCTCTGGGTGCAGACCATGCATATCTGGTGAGCGACCGGGCTTTCGGAGGATCCGACACATGGGCCACCGCAACGATCCTTGCGGCAGCTATTGAAAAGATCGGCAGTTATGACCTGATCCTCTGCGGAAGACAGGCTATTGACGGTGATACCGCACAGGTAGGACCCGAGATTGCTGAATTTCTTGGCATCCCGCAGATTACTTATGCCAAACATATCGAGTATGACGGGGAAGCCCTGAATGTGACAAGATTTACGGAAACAGGAGACTATAAGATCCGGGCAGAACTTCCGGTGCTCCTGACTGCCATCAAGGAACTGAATGAGCCCAGATTCCCAACCGTACAGGGAATTTTCAGAGCTTATGACGGGGATGTGGAAATTAAAATACTGGGCTTATCCGACCTGGATGTAGACCAGACCCAGATTGGACTTAAAGGTTCTCCCACCAACGTATACCGTTCCTTTGTCCCTGTTAAATCCAAGCAAAGTGAGATCATCGAGGGAAGAACGGATTCAGAAAAAGCGGAAACCCTCATTGACAAGCTTCTGCAGGCAAATTTGATTTAA
- a CDS encoding electron transfer flavoprotein subunit alpha/FixB family protein codes for MERAKVNQGIDLSAYEDVWVLGEQREGKIQPVTIELMGEGRKLADQLKKKLAVVIPGYQIEQEAEKLLHYGADVVYYMSHPLLKSFSTDGYTSAFVQLIQEKKPEIVLVGATSIGRDIGPRIAARLGTGLTADCTKLEIDKEDGKILQTRPAFGGNLMATIVCPKNRPQMSTVRPGVMEKAIHQETVCGTLKTFIPDLSENDIRAKLIEIIKKEKKQVNLTDARIIVSGGRGLKSAEGFELIRQLADVLGAEVGSSRACVEAGWIDASHQVGQTGTTVRPDIYIACGISGAIQHLAGMNESKYIIAINKDPEAPIFGICDYGIVGDLNDVIPAMIAKLTQKEVSI; via the coding sequence ATGGAACGAGCAAAAGTAAACCAAGGTATTGACCTGAGTGCATATGAGGATGTCTGGGTCCTTGGAGAACAAAGGGAAGGTAAGATCCAGCCCGTTACCATCGAACTGATGGGAGAAGGCCGGAAACTTGCAGATCAGCTTAAGAAAAAACTTGCAGTTGTCATTCCCGGATATCAGATTGAACAGGAAGCCGAGAAGCTTCTTCACTATGGCGCAGATGTCGTTTACTATATGTCGCATCCGCTGCTTAAAAGCTTCTCCACTGATGGCTATACATCCGCTTTTGTACAGCTGATCCAGGAGAAAAAACCTGAGATTGTTCTGGTAGGTGCAACATCTATAGGCCGTGATATCGGACCGAGGATCGCCGCCCGGCTTGGAACAGGGCTTACGGCGGACTGCACAAAGCTAGAGATTGATAAGGAGGACGGAAAGATTCTTCAGACACGGCCTGCTTTCGGAGGGAACCTTATGGCCACGATCGTTTGTCCAAAGAACCGTCCACAGATGTCTACTGTAAGGCCTGGTGTCATGGAGAAAGCAATTCATCAGGAAACAGTCTGCGGTACATTAAAGACCTTTATTCCTGACCTCTCAGAAAATGATATCAGGGCAAAACTGATTGAAATCATTAAAAAAGAAAAGAAACAAGTCAATCTGACCGATGCACGTATTATCGTATCTGGCGGAAGAGGGCTTAAATCCGCAGAAGGTTTCGAGCTTATCCGCCAGCTGGCAGATGTTCTCGGAGCGGAAGTAGGTTCCTCCAGGGCGTGCGTGGAAGCGGGATGGATCGATGCCTCCCACCAGGTCGGACAGACCGGAACCACAGTACGGCCGGACATATATATTGCCTGCGGTATCTCAGGTGCAATCCAGCATTTAGCGGGCATGAACGAATCAAAATATATTATTGCTATCAATAAAGATCCAGAGGCACCGATCTTCGGAATCTGTGACTATGGAATCGTGGGAGATTTAAACGATGTGATCCCGGCGATGATCGCTAAGCTCACACAAAAGGAGGTTTCAATATGA
- a CDS encoding acyl-CoA dehydrogenase family protein, which yields MNFQLTDQQLSIQSITRQLAQTELLPNVLKDDEEGRFPEKAYAKMGQMGLIGLPFPKEYGGQGADYLSYVLAVEEISKVNSSVGIAYSVCTSLFSGGLINSASEEIKKKYLPDVLSGKKMGAFCLTEPEAGSDAAGCKTTALWDGEAYVLNGLKCFITNGPLADYFLVFALTDPEKKTKGLSAFVVEKAMPGVSVGTIENKCGIRSAQVSEIIFENVRVPKENMVGEEGKGFAVAMKDLDGGRIGVAAQGLGIAKGAYEIAVQYLKDRQQFGKPLFKNQYLAFKMAELSVQIEQAQYMLYKAAMDKQEGRNYSISAAKAKMVCTDAAMQVSQEAVQMLGGNGYMKEYHVERMMRDAKITQIYEGTNEIQKLVISGSLFR from the coding sequence ATGAATTTTCAATTAACCGACCAGCAATTATCTATCCAGAGTATTACAAGGCAGCTGGCTCAGACAGAACTGCTGCCGAACGTATTAAAAGATGACGAAGAGGGAAGATTTCCTGAGAAAGCTTATGCAAAGATGGGACAGATGGGGCTGATCGGCCTTCCGTTCCCAAAAGAATACGGCGGCCAGGGTGCTGATTATCTGTCCTATGTACTGGCTGTAGAAGAGATCTCCAAGGTGAACTCCTCTGTGGGAATTGCTTATTCCGTATGTACTTCCCTGTTCTCCGGCGGCCTGATCAACTCTGCCAGTGAGGAGATCAAAAAGAAATACCTTCCTGATGTCTTGTCAGGGAAAAAGATGGGTGCTTTCTGTCTTACAGAACCGGAAGCAGGTTCCGACGCCGCAGGTTGTAAAACAACTGCCCTTTGGGACGGAGAGGCTTATGTCTTAAATGGCCTAAAATGCTTTATCACTAACGGACCTCTGGCCGATTATTTTCTTGTTTTCGCACTGACAGATCCGGAAAAGAAAACAAAGGGCCTGTCTGCATTCGTTGTTGAGAAAGCAATGCCTGGAGTTTCTGTAGGAACCATCGAAAACAAATGTGGTATTAGAAGTGCGCAGGTTTCAGAGATCATCTTTGAAAATGTGAGAGTTCCGAAAGAAAATATGGTTGGCGAAGAAGGCAAAGGCTTTGCTGTAGCTATGAAGGATCTGGACGGCGGAAGGATCGGTGTGGCTGCCCAGGGACTGGGTATCGCAAAAGGTGCTTATGAGATCGCAGTACAGTATCTGAAAGACCGCCAGCAGTTTGGGAAACCTCTGTTTAAGAATCAATATCTGGCATTCAAGATGGCAGAGTTGTCCGTACAGATCGAGCAGGCACAGTACATGCTCTATAAAGCTGCCATGGACAAACAGGAAGGACGTAATTACTCCATCTCTGCCGCTAAAGCAAAAATGGTATGCACTGATGCAGCTATGCAGGTTTCCCAGGAAGCTGTACAGATGCTCGGAGGCAATGGTTATATGAAAGAATACCATGTAGAGAGAATGATGAGAGATGCCAAGATCACACAGATCTATGAAGGAACTAATGAGATCCAGAAACTTGTGATCAGCGGAAGCTTATTCAGGTAA
- a CDS encoding MerR family transcriptional regulator, which produces MDRNQYYSIGEVAATCNTSIKTLRYYDEIKLVVPEIRKAESKYRYYSKDQMVTISIIRKLRMLGFSIKEIKEIVSADQVKNLEQKIEDKLVCIKKEIENLNQKYFEGEQFLQRLKEGAQILHLYDDELKKIQAGELEAISVKEVPEVNLYHSRKIMQSYHNDEVSLERWVEINDEVSRHGLKVCGPITVTYYTELLDQFLSKDCDIEFGIQVEESSSPHVRKFGGFRAATAFHVGPYSDVIKTHIKIIQWINQNHYKIAGPVSEEFIISPVDLRNENEHVTKIIIPVTRA; this is translated from the coding sequence TTGGACAGAAATCAATATTACTCTATCGGCGAAGTGGCAGCCACTTGTAATACGTCGATTAAAACACTTCGTTATTATGATGAGATCAAGCTCGTGGTACCGGAGATCCGTAAGGCGGAGAGCAAATACCGCTACTACAGCAAGGATCAGATGGTGACGATCTCTATTATCCGGAAGCTGCGTATGCTGGGTTTTTCTATTAAGGAGATCAAAGAGATCGTTTCTGCGGACCAGGTTAAAAATCTGGAGCAGAAGATTGAAGATAAGCTGGTGTGTATTAAAAAAGAAATAGAAAACCTGAATCAGAAATATTTTGAAGGAGAGCAGTTTCTTCAGAGATTAAAAGAAGGCGCCCAGATCCTTCACCTCTATGACGATGAATTAAAAAAGATCCAGGCCGGTGAGCTGGAGGCGATCTCCGTCAAAGAGGTGCCTGAAGTGAATCTGTACCACTCCCGTAAGATCATGCAGTCCTACCACAACGATGAAGTCTCCCTGGAGCGCTGGGTAGAGATTAATGATGAAGTCTCAAGACATGGCCTAAAAGTCTGCGGACCGATCACTGTCACCTATTACACAGAGCTGCTGGACCAGTTTCTATCCAAAGACTGTGACATAGAATTCGGCATCCAGGTGGAGGAAAGCTCTTCCCCGCACGTCAGAAAGTTCGGCGGTTTCCGGGCAGCAACTGCGTTCCATGTGGGTCCATACAGTGATGTTATCAAAACCCATATCAAGATCATTCAGTGGATCAACCAAAACCACTATAAAATAGCAGGCCCGGTATCAGAGGAATTTATCATCTCTCCTGTAGACCTGCGCAATGAAAATGAACATGTTACCAAGATTATCATTCCTGTCACAAGAGCTTGA
- a CDS encoding MerR family transcriptional regulator — MFLIFIDKPYYSIGELSAICDIPQKTLRYYDEIGLFTPDQRNQETHYRLYSKGQIITVVIIKNLKQMGFSLKEIKEIVSENEAKALEKNMLIKLQSMKQEIEESINRYTEYCYFLKRIQSGIDILEELSDSRSDEMKVSVEFIPEVHLLYDRRVMKDYDYSEISLERWLGIMDKAKTMNCKIVGPVYVTFYDSNILNKFLSQDSEIEFAVQVEESRPADHIRPFGGMLAATVIHIGNYEDISSTYIQLIKWIKKHDYKTVGPATEEFILSPLDVNDETRRVTKIIVPVEKE; from the coding sequence GTGTTTCTTATTTTTATAGACAAGCCTTATTATAGCATAGGGGAACTCTCGGCAATCTGCGATATTCCGCAGAAAACACTGAGGTATTATGATGAGATCGGTCTGTTTACTCCGGACCAGAGAAATCAGGAGACTCATTACCGCCTTTATTCTAAGGGGCAGATCATCACGGTAGTCATTATTAAGAATTTGAAACAAATGGGGTTTTCCTTAAAAGAAATCAAGGAGATCGTTTCTGAAAATGAAGCCAAAGCACTTGAAAAAAACATGCTGATTAAACTTCAATCTATGAAACAAGAGATTGAGGAGAGCATCAACCGATACACGGAATATTGCTATTTTCTGAAGAGAATTCAGAGTGGTATTGATATCCTTGAAGAGCTGTCGGACAGCCGTTCCGATGAGATGAAGGTCTCTGTAGAATTTATTCCGGAGGTTCATCTTTTATATGACCGCCGGGTCATGAAGGATTATGATTATTCAGAGATCTCTCTTGAACGGTGGCTGGGGATCATGGATAAGGCCAAGACCATGAATTGTAAGATAGTAGGTCCGGTATATGTCACTTTTTATGACAGCAATATACTCAATAAATTCCTGTCCCAGGATTCTGAGATTGAATTCGCTGTCCAGGTGGAGGAGTCAAGGCCTGCTGATCATATCCGTCCTTTCGGCGGAATGCTTGCGGCCACGGTGATTCATATAGGGAATTATGAGGATATTTCAAGTACATATATCCAGTTGATCAAGTGGATCAAAAAGCACGATTATAAGACCGTCGGACCGGCCACGGAAGAATTTATCCTTTCGCCCCTGGATGTAAATGATGAGACCCGGAGGGTCACGAAGATCATCGTACCGGTGGAGAAGGAGTAA
- a CDS encoding Zn-dependent hydrolase, translating into MYTCDLDRMADKIKTMSKFGDAGHGGITRYSLSPEALQARGEFVKRMEAIGAEIKTDDMANVYATLKGSEPDLPNIVMASHCDSVKNGGNYDGILGVMGAMEVLESIADQKIPHKHNVTAMIWTNEEGSLYPPAMMSSGVICNDYLPDDIKKNFIHENMLASKSVLDPEKTFGEALEASGYKGARENRLNNKDYMAMFELHIEQGPILEAAKKDIGVVTCVLGMINYKIKVYGQSDHAGTTPMKYRQDALYGASKVLQYLHDELDKLDPELVYTTGEIYCHPNVHTVIPDYVEFSIDARHEKPEVIEQVVNVIKSMPKEVVKCKVDYEVAWTRDTVYYDKELVNYVQEAVDELGYSNQKINSGAGHDAQFAAYMMPTTMVFVPSKDGHSHCEPEYTSPEQCTQGASVLLNAVLKCDADK; encoded by the coding sequence ATGTATACATGTGATTTAGATCGGATGGCAGACAAAATAAAAACGATGAGCAAGTTTGGGGATGCGGGACACGGGGGCATCACAAGATACTCACTTTCACCGGAAGCCTTACAGGCACGGGGAGAATTCGTAAAGAGAATGGAAGCCATCGGGGCAGAGATCAAAACAGATGATATGGCAAATGTCTATGCGACACTCAAAGGATCTGAGCCGGATCTTCCGAACATTGTTATGGCTTCCCACTGTGACTCTGTAAAGAACGGCGGAAATTATGACGGAATCCTTGGGGTTATGGGAGCTATGGAAGTTCTGGAGTCCATTGCAGACCAGAAGATTCCTCACAAACACAATGTAACCGCTATGATCTGGACCAACGAAGAAGGTTCTTTATATCCGCCGGCTATGATGTCCTCAGGGGTAATCTGTAACGACTATCTTCCGGACGATATCAAGAAAAACTTTATCCATGAAAATATGCTTGCGTCCAAATCTGTTCTGGATCCTGAAAAAACATTCGGGGAGGCATTGGAAGCTTCCGGATATAAAGGGGCCAGAGAAAACCGTTTAAATAACAAAGACTATATGGCTATGTTTGAGCTTCATATCGAACAGGGACCGATCCTGGAAGCTGCAAAGAAAGATATTGGTGTCGTAACCTGTGTTCTTGGAATGATCAATTACAAGATTAAGGTTTACGGACAGTCAGACCATGCGGGAACCACTCCGATGAAATACCGCCAGGATGCTTTATACGGAGCTTCAAAGGTTCTTCAGTATCTCCACGATGAGTTGGATAAACTGGATCCAGAATTGGTTTATACAACTGGAGAGATCTACTGTCATCCAAATGTACACACAGTTATTCCAGACTATGTAGAATTCTCTATTGATGCAAGACATGAAAAACCAGAAGTGATCGAACAGGTTGTCAATGTTATCAAGTCAATGCCAAAAGAAGTAGTAAAATGCAAAGTCGATTATGAAGTGGCATGGACCAGAGATACTGTTTACTATGACAAAGAACTGGTTAATTATGTACAGGAAGCAGTGGATGAACTCGGTTATTCCAACCAGAAGATCAATTCCGGTGCAGGACATGATGCTCAGTTTGCAGCATACATGATGCCGACAACAATGGTATTTGTTCCTTCTAAGGACGGACATTCTCACTGTGAACCAGAATATACATCACCGGAACAGTGTACTCAGGGGGCATCTGTACTTCTGAACGCAGTTTTAAAATGTGATGCCGACAAGTAG
- a CDS encoding threonine/serine exporter family protein — MSGLNQIIAAFFGALGFAFLFNLHGKEIFYTSLGGCLAWCVYLSAGLIFPQYGKQYFAAALFLGIYAEFLAVRTKVPATLYLAVGMIPLIPGAALFMMMQNAFKADWEQFAQYRLEAFITGASIAFGTIVAAVCWNIFKNYRLNKK; from the coding sequence ATGAGCGGATTAAATCAAATCATAGCAGCATTTTTCGGCGCCCTGGGCTTTGCTTTTTTATTCAATCTGCACGGGAAAGAAATTTTCTATACCTCACTGGGAGGGTGTCTTGCATGGTGCGTGTATCTTTCGGCAGGGCTGATTTTTCCCCAGTATGGGAAACAGTATTTTGCGGCGGCATTATTTTTAGGAATCTACGCGGAATTTTTGGCAGTCAGGACAAAGGTTCCCGCAACATTATATCTTGCAGTCGGCATGATCCCCCTGATCCCCGGGGCGGCATTATTTATGATGATGCAGAACGCATTCAAAGCTGACTGGGAACAATTTGCACAGTACCGGCTGGAAGCATTTATTACAGGAGCTTCCATAGCTTTTGGAACGATCGTGGCAGCTGTGTGCTGGAATATTTTTAAAAACTATCGGTTAAACAAAAAATAA
- a CDS encoding threonine/serine exporter family protein yields the protein MGKAVTRKEAEQMLENALEIGARMLISGAEISRVEDSILRICTAYGSERTEVFSITYTIVATISSKNFGIITQSRRIHGLAFNLQELKYLNNLSRNVCVSLPDMDEVRSDLKRIHELPQYTNRQGMLIYALISSAFTLFFGGSVLDAAISAVIGVLIKIVEIPLKNMNMNRFLVSCLCSLAAGVLAVMAARTGIGCSSDKISIGNVMILIPGLMFTNCIREMISDNFLSGLTRFGEAVLLSLSIALGFAVASWL from the coding sequence ATGGGTAAGGCGGTTACTAGAAAAGAAGCGGAACAAATGCTTGAAAATGCATTGGAGATCGGGGCGCGTATGCTGATCTCCGGTGCAGAGATCAGCCGCGTGGAAGATTCGATCCTTCGGATCTGCACAGCTTATGGATCTGAACGGACTGAGGTTTTTTCTATTACATATACAATTGTTGCCACTATTTCCTCCAAGAATTTCGGTATCATAACCCAGTCCAGAAGAATCCATGGCTTAGCTTTTAATCTTCAGGAGCTTAAATATCTGAACAATTTGTCCCGGAACGTGTGTGTGAGCCTTCCGGATATGGATGAAGTCAGAAGTGATCTGAAAAGGATTCACGAATTGCCCCAATATACGAACCGGCAGGGCATGCTGATCTATGCATTAATATCATCTGCCTTTACCCTGTTTTTTGGAGGCTCTGTGCTGGATGCGGCAATCTCCGCGGTCATAGGAGTTTTGATCAAGATCGTGGAGATCCCTCTGAAAAACATGAACATGAACCGTTTCCTGGTCTCCTGCCTTTGTTCCTTGGCAGCAGGGGTCCTGGCGGTCATGGCGGCACGTACAGGAATTGGATGTTCCTCTGATAAGATCAGTATCGGTAATGTGATGATCCTGATCCCCGGACTTATGTTTACAAACTGTATCCGGGAAATGATATCAGATAATTTTTTATCAGGCCTGACCCGTTTCGGGGAGGCAGTCCTTTTAAGCCTTTCTATTGCTTTGGGCTTTGCAGTGGCCAGCTGGCTGTAA